In Bacteroidota bacterium, the following proteins share a genomic window:
- a CDS encoding DUF4393 domain-containing protein, with amino-acid sequence MGELNIKSSTIEKSLDLAKDFLQKLIGHSVDELGLLFADNVKLWRLKNQIRNLEKVKKIVDEEGIKLRQVNLKILVPYLDGVSLEDDEILQDLWANLFTNYIDTSKNLRVNVYPNILKQLSTNEVAILQYMQANGNKIKFRGYNAQKEIECSSEELSNLLRLSLIRETLELSQYGGNVDESTGQWKWDVEEVASGDYYITDFGFEFLNACERVKQKAERRHNF; translated from the coding sequence ATGGGAGAACTGAATATAAAATCATCAACAATTGAAAAGTCGCTTGACTTAGCGAAGGACTTTTTACAGAAACTCATTGGACATTCTGTTGATGAACTTGGACTTTTGTTTGCTGACAATGTAAAATTGTGGCGACTGAAAAATCAAATCAGGAATTTAGAGAAGGTTAAAAAGATTGTGGACGAAGAAGGCATTAAGTTGCGACAAGTTAATCTGAAAATCCTTGTTCCATACTTGGACGGTGTATCACTTGAGGACGATGAGATTTTGCAAGACCTTTGGGCAAACTTATTTACAAATTACATTGACACTTCTAAAAATCTGAGAGTAAATGTTTATCCAAACATTCTAAAACAACTATCAACAAATGAAGTTGCTATACTTCAGTATATGCAAGCCAATGGCAACAAGATTAAGTTCAGAGGTTACAATGCACAAAAGGAAATTGAATGTAGTTCAGAAGAACTTTCCAACTTACTACGACTTTCACTGATAAGAGAAACTCTTGAACTCTCACAATATGGAGGTAATGTGGACGAATCAACTGGACAATGGAAATGGGATGTTGAAGAAGTCGCATCAGGCGACTATTACATCACTGACTTTGGTTTTGAGTTTCTAAACGCTTGTGAAAGAGTAAAACAAAAAGCTGAAAGACGACACAACTTCTAA